From the genome of Sphingobacterium kitahiroshimense, one region includes:
- a CDS encoding GyrI-like domain-containing protein encodes MNNITIQEKKIIGMAIRTTNENGQAANDIELLWQKFWKDETIHQLEQKVSNDIYAVYTNYETDFTGYYDTIIGYEVNTLTVVPEGLKGLVIEGGDYAEYVSKGKMPEAIFNTWLGIWADQEFNSKRAYKADFTVHGEKYNDGPEAEVETYISVK; translated from the coding sequence ATGAACAACATCACCATTCAAGAAAAGAAGATTATCGGTATGGCCATTCGAACTACCAATGAAAATGGACAGGCTGCAAATGATATCGAATTATTATGGCAAAAGTTTTGGAAAGATGAAACCATACATCAACTTGAGCAAAAGGTAAGTAACGATATCTATGCCGTTTATACAAATTATGAAACAGATTTTACGGGCTATTACGATACCATTATCGGATATGAAGTAAACACGTTAACGGTCGTTCCAGAAGGACTTAAAGGGTTAGTGATCGAAGGGGGAGACTATGCTGAATATGTGTCCAAAGGAAAGATGCCAGAAGCTATATTCAATACCTGGCTGGGCATTTGGGCTGATCAAGAATTTAATTCAAAAAGAGCTTACAAAGCAGATTTTACCGTACATGGTGAAAAATATAATGATGGCCCTGAAGCCGAGGTAGAGACCTATATCTCTGTTAAGTAG
- a CDS encoding MCP four helix bundle domain-containing protein, with translation MWTFTVKNKIKAAMLFFSVLCLVMLTNIQEQHLVKRINESVTSLYSDRLVVADYIHKLSNRMEKLLVLLSAPQYSSKDVNLELDKIKQITTLYEKTVLTDKENVNFNTFKIYIQQIAQNVNATDHAKAIEISKQARQTLETLSSIQLEEGKVKLDEVISMTSRSRLMSYIEIVILIVIAILIQILVFSAKVEMGAKVPKDHNLN, from the coding sequence ATGTGGACTTTTACAGTGAAAAATAAAATTAAGGCTGCGATGTTGTTTTTCTCTGTCCTTTGTTTAGTGATGTTGACCAATATTCAAGAGCAACACTTGGTCAAAAGAATTAACGAATCTGTAACATCTTTATACTCGGATCGATTAGTGGTGGCTGATTATATTCACAAGCTTTCAAATCGCATGGAGAAATTGCTTGTCTTACTATCTGCACCTCAATATTCATCTAAAGACGTTAATTTGGAACTAGATAAAATCAAGCAAATCACTACACTTTATGAAAAAACTGTGCTTACAGATAAAGAAAACGTCAATTTTAATACATTTAAAATCTACATTCAACAAATAGCGCAAAATGTTAATGCCACAGATCATGCTAAAGCTATTGAGATCAGCAAACAAGCACGACAAACTTTAGAAACATTGTCTTCGATTCAATTGGAAGAAGGAAAAGTAAAGCTGGACGAAGTAATCAGTATGACGAGTAGAAGTAGATTAATGTCTTACATCGAAATCGTGATCCTAATTGTTATTGCAATATTAATTCAAATTTTGGTATTTTCCGCTAAAGTGGAGATGGGTGCAAAAGTTCCAAAGGATCATAACCTAAACTAA
- a CDS encoding YdcF family protein encodes MGQEFHSDRTPQDWVIAKNYYATYILSQDSVLTEELLSLPEVQNLLKQRHTRYLNNTKCADVACFVGAFKWKQEEIDLLVNIFVANTKSQIGQSFRKRLMDSQTYGLSQGKKADEYLARAFRKDLEAMNYVIDVYAGGRKPNYPRIDSISFNITNKSYLYLLKDVAQDVLKDVQQPKLAFYESLWTAVRLLEVNERWDVAQLEPLMELENKKAYEAIRKTDFSRYPYSLLLTLGAGPDQYGQPISPGGMLRSRMAARSYFDGLAPFIVVSGGRVHPYKTPYIEALEMKKYLMQVLGVPEEAILIDPHARHTTTNLRNTSRILLTYGFPQDKFAIVNSSVPHIDAVQNMADRCMRELGYVPYELGKRISDVIVEFKPRIESLTINPDEPLDP; translated from the coding sequence TTGGGTCAGGAGTTTCATAGCGATAGAACCCCACAAGATTGGGTGATCGCCAAGAACTATTACGCCACCTATATTTTAAGTCAAGACAGCGTATTGACGGAAGAATTATTATCTCTGCCTGAAGTTCAAAATCTACTAAAACAGCGACATACGCGCTACCTCAATAATACTAAATGTGCAGACGTCGCCTGCTTTGTGGGTGCTTTCAAGTGGAAACAAGAGGAGATTGATCTCTTGGTCAACATTTTTGTTGCAAACACTAAAAGCCAGATAGGGCAATCATTCCGCAAGCGTCTGATGGATTCACAGACCTATGGGCTGTCACAAGGAAAGAAAGCCGATGAATACCTTGCTAGAGCCTTTAGGAAGGATCTAGAAGCAATGAACTATGTTATCGATGTTTATGCCGGAGGTAGGAAACCAAATTATCCTCGTATTGATTCGATTTCTTTTAATATTACCAATAAATCATATCTATACTTGCTTAAAGATGTGGCCCAAGACGTTCTCAAAGATGTGCAACAACCTAAGTTAGCCTTCTACGAATCACTTTGGACAGCTGTTAGGCTATTGGAAGTCAACGAAAGATGGGACGTGGCACAATTGGAACCTTTGATGGAGTTGGAAAATAAGAAAGCATATGAAGCGATCCGAAAAACAGATTTTAGTCGCTATCCTTACAGCCTGTTATTGACTTTAGGAGCAGGACCAGATCAATACGGTCAACCTATCAGCCCCGGCGGAATGTTGCGTTCCAGAATGGCGGCACGGAGTTACTTCGATGGATTGGCTCCCTTTATTGTGGTTTCAGGTGGGCGGGTACATCCCTACAAGACACCCTATATCGAAGCATTGGAGATGAAAAAATACCTGATGCAGGTACTCGGTGTACCCGAAGAAGCTATTTTGATCGATCCACATGCGCGCCATACCACCACCAATCTACGTAATACTTCCCGAATCCTGTTGACTTATGGATTTCCGCAAGATAAATTTGCAATTGTTAACAGCAGTGTACCACATATCGATGCCGTTCAAAATATGGCCGATCGCTGCATGCGAGAATTAGGATATGTTCCGTATGAGCTTGGAAAACGCATCAGTGACGTCATTGTGGAGTTTAAGCCTCGTATAGAATCTCTAACTATAAATCCGGATGAACCGCTAGATCCTTAG
- a CDS encoding DUF5694 domain-containing protein, producing the protein MGKINFILFFLIFQLSFVSAQEKVKVILLGTYHFNNPGNDMIKQKDRNILSKESQQDLEEITNKIKTSAYKPDQIFVESNFNKKNELNANYQSYLKDQYHKFTDTIKRERLKRYYIEGETFQLGYRLAKKLEHQELYPIDSMIEMRFDILLKEVNANPALKEEFSKINASLSDNCLEKSNLSDIFICINKKSNLDKNIGFYISFANKVMTNEDYLGSNLVTDWYKRNLVMYANIQNQLKPHTKTILVLVGSGHAAILRQFFEVDKNFELVDLTQVFDAK; encoded by the coding sequence ATGGGCAAAATTAACTTCATCTTATTTTTCTTAATTTTTCAACTCTCATTTGTATCGGCTCAAGAAAAAGTAAAAGTCATATTATTAGGAACTTATCACTTTAATAATCCTGGAAATGATATGATCAAACAAAAAGACAGAAATATATTATCTAAAGAAAGCCAACAAGATTTAGAAGAAATTACGAATAAAATTAAGACATCTGCTTATAAACCCGATCAAATATTTGTCGAGAGTAATTTTAACAAAAAGAACGAATTGAATGCAAACTACCAATCATATTTAAAAGATCAATATCACAAGTTCACAGATACAATAAAAAGAGAACGGTTAAAAAGATATTATATCGAAGGTGAAACTTTTCAGTTAGGTTATAGATTAGCGAAAAAATTAGAACACCAAGAATTATATCCTATTGATAGTATGATAGAAATGAGATTTGATATTTTATTAAAAGAGGTGAATGCAAATCCAGCTTTGAAAGAAGAATTCAGTAAAATTAATGCCTCTTTGTCGGATAACTGCCTAGAAAAAAGCAATCTGAGTGATATATTTATATGTATAAATAAAAAGTCCAACTTAGATAAAAACATTGGTTTTTATATTTCATTTGCTAATAAAGTGATGACTAATGAGGATTATTTAGGGTCCAATCTTGTTACTGACTGGTATAAAAGGAATTTGGTTATGTACGCTAATATTCAGAATCAATTAAAACCTCATACCAAAACTATTCTTGTTCTGGTGGGTAGTGGACATGCTGCTATACTAAGACAGTTTTTTGAGGTCGACAAAAACTTTGAACTTGTTGACTTAACACAGGTTTTCGATGCTAAGTAA
- a CDS encoding DUF1080 domain-containing protein, translated as MNFYYSVLFIVSSLAFSLSSCAQSKNLFNGKDLAGWHIDVPEMDKNTTVKSPFLVRDGMLVSMGNPNGHIITDKSYKNYSLDVEYRFAGKSGNCGVLVHASTPRALYGMFPKSIEVQMMHENAGDFWCIVEDIKVPNMVERRGEPAEWGITEDKKRRILNLTDNSEKPLGEWNSMRIECLDRKIKVWVNGDLVNEGYDCTANSGQIALQAEGAEVEFRKVLLTPITHLSK; from the coding sequence ATGAACTTTTATTATTCTGTTCTTTTTATTGTCAGCAGCTTAGCGTTTTCCCTATCTTCGTGTGCGCAATCAAAAAACCTATTTAACGGCAAGGACTTAGCTGGCTGGCATATCGATGTTCCAGAAATGGACAAAAATACGACTGTAAAAAGCCCTTTTCTTGTCAGAGATGGGATGCTGGTAAGTATGGGTAATCCAAATGGCCATATTATAACCGATAAGTCGTATAAAAACTATAGTCTGGATGTCGAATACCGTTTTGCAGGAAAATCAGGAAACTGCGGTGTACTGGTGCATGCCTCTACTCCACGCGCGCTTTATGGAATGTTTCCAAAATCTATTGAAGTACAGATGATGCATGAAAATGCGGGAGACTTTTGGTGTATTGTGGAGGACATTAAAGTACCAAATATGGTTGAGCGTCGAGGTGAACCTGCTGAATGGGGCATTACAGAAGATAAAAAACGTCGGATTTTGAATCTTACCGACAATTCTGAGAAACCTCTTGGTGAATGGAACAGTATGAGGATTGAATGCTTAGACCGGAAGATAAAAGTATGGGTAAATGGTGACCTTGTAAATGAAGGTTACGACTGTACCGCAAACAGTGGTCAGATTGCGCTTCAAGCTGAAGGTGCTGAAGTTGAATTCCGTAAGGTTTTACTAACGCCAATAACGCATCTTTCTAAATAA
- a CDS encoding proline dehydrogenase family protein, protein MNKDLLQIGAEALRKAALNEDSKAYILANPVLFQLFKKAADRYIGGETLEETIVKVKALNNLKASIEFMGESTRTEQESNAATEEFIRICKQIRLLQLNSTVSLDLSHIGLAISQDLCLHNLDAICQEASKSSIEVIISAEGTERTDAVLNTYQKAIKNYDQLAITLQAYLYRTKDDFKEIIKETGRIRIVKGAFETASGLSMPRGEMLDDVYLSYVDQLLAQNHKCSIATHDKNIQAHAQILIEKYKPTKENYEFESLYGICNDQLLQLQEQGYQTKLYFVYGKEWYLYLCNRIAEYPMSIFQALNDITK, encoded by the coding sequence ATGAATAAAGACTTATTACAGATTGGTGCCGAAGCATTGAGAAAAGCCGCGCTAAATGAAGATTCCAAAGCCTATATATTAGCAAATCCTGTTTTGTTCCAACTTTTTAAAAAAGCAGCTGATCGATACATCGGCGGTGAAACTCTTGAAGAAACGATTGTTAAAGTTAAGGCTTTAAATAACCTAAAAGCTTCAATAGAATTTATGGGTGAAAGTACCCGAACAGAGCAGGAATCAAATGCCGCCACCGAAGAGTTTATTCGTATCTGTAAACAAATCAGATTACTACAGTTGAATTCGACAGTATCTTTAGATCTGTCACATATAGGATTAGCAATATCTCAAGACCTTTGCTTACATAATTTAGATGCAATTTGTCAAGAAGCATCCAAATCTAGTATTGAAGTTATTATCAGTGCAGAAGGAACTGAAAGAACTGATGCAGTCCTAAATACCTATCAAAAAGCAATAAAAAACTATGATCAATTGGCAATTACCCTACAGGCATACCTCTATCGTACAAAAGATGATTTTAAAGAGATAATAAAAGAAACCGGAAGAATCAGAATTGTAAAGGGTGCTTTTGAAACAGCTAGTGGACTCTCCATGCCAAGAGGTGAGATGCTAGATGATGTTTATTTAAGCTATGTTGATCAGTTACTGGCGCAAAATCATAAATGTTCAATTGCTACACATGACAAAAATATACAAGCACATGCTCAAATATTGATTGAGAAGTACAAGCCAACGAAAGAAAACTATGAGTTTGAAAGTCTCTATGGTATTTGTAATGATCAACTTCTTCAGCTTCAGGAACAAGGGTACCAAACCAAACTCTATTTTGTTTACGGAAAAGAATGGTACTTATACTTATGCAATCGGATCGCAGAATATCCGATGAGTATATTTCAAGCCTTGAATGATATTACAAAATAG
- a CDS encoding phosphocholine-specific phospholipase C produces MDNRRDFLKKAAMLTGGMSLSQLLPQSIAKAMAIDPTLGSTFYDAEHVVLLMQENRSFDHAFGTLRGVRGFNDPRTVRQPNNQKVWLQTQADGKTYAPFRLDIKDSKVTWMGCLPHNWTDQTDARNLGKMDRWLDVKRSGFKDFKEMPLTLGHYTREDIPFYYAMADAFTICDQHFCSSLTGTNPNRLYFWTGNIREKLTDKALVWNGDSEFSGKATWKTFPERLTESGVDWKIYQNEISSSSAGYSGQENSWLGNFGCNVMEYFPQYAVKYSKRYQDLLIKKRKQIDAKLEELKEKDIVTGVEYDKLQKQLQETLKEQELYTDENFEKLSAHTKEIHRRAFVNNSAAPDYMELEQMEYQEGDETRHLQIPKGDILHQFREDVDTGKLPTVSWLAAPQLFSDHPDSPWFGAWYVSEVLDILTKNPEVWKKTIFILTYDENDGYFDHVAPFAAPNPYRQDSGKVSQGIDTRLEYVTKEEQYHPESGRESNIGLGYRVPMIIASPWSRGGWVNSQVFDHTSPLQFLERFINHKTRSDIKETNITAWRRAVCGDLTSAFRPYNGEVIAKPEFVQKKPFIKSIHQAQFKDVPKGFKVLNQAEIEQIEQDSRTSPNFPKQEKGNRDSCGLPYELYVDGYFDQENAAYKISFESANSVFGAASAGAAFTVYSETPYHNEQGRSWNYATVAGDRLSDSWSLNDFEKPAYKLSVYGPNGFFRTFTGGKENPKIKISCRYERDKKGKGLTGRLLVEIVNQEDRQVKILLQDNSYGQAVRNMKVRAGSTSVAIVDLSKQHFWYDIKLSCNGYLNYFEQFAGRIEVGQNAKSDPLLS; encoded by the coding sequence ATGGATAACAGGAGAGATTTTCTAAAAAAAGCGGCGATGCTAACAGGTGGTATGTCCTTGTCGCAACTGCTACCTCAATCTATTGCTAAGGCCATGGCTATAGATCCTACATTAGGGAGTACGTTTTATGATGCAGAACATGTTGTGCTGCTTATGCAAGAAAATAGATCATTTGACCATGCATTTGGTACCCTAAGGGGAGTTCGAGGATTTAACGATCCACGTACTGTCCGTCAGCCCAATAACCAGAAAGTCTGGTTACAGACGCAAGCTGATGGTAAAACATATGCTCCTTTTCGACTGGATATTAAAGATTCTAAAGTCACCTGGATGGGCTGTCTGCCACACAATTGGACAGACCAGACCGATGCCCGAAATCTGGGTAAAATGGATCGCTGGCTGGATGTCAAACGTTCAGGATTTAAAGATTTTAAAGAAATGCCCTTAACATTGGGCCATTATACGCGTGAAGATATACCTTTCTACTATGCAATGGCCGATGCATTTACCATCTGCGATCAACATTTTTGTTCCAGTCTAACAGGCACCAATCCCAATAGGCTTTATTTTTGGACAGGCAATATCAGAGAAAAACTGACCGATAAAGCACTGGTGTGGAACGGAGATTCCGAGTTCAGTGGTAAAGCCACATGGAAAACTTTTCCTGAACGCCTGACAGAAAGCGGAGTGGATTGGAAAATATATCAAAATGAAATATCCTCCAGTAGTGCCGGTTACAGTGGTCAAGAAAACAGTTGGTTGGGGAATTTTGGGTGTAATGTAATGGAATATTTCCCTCAATATGCTGTCAAATATAGCAAGCGTTATCAAGATCTATTGATAAAAAAAAGAAAGCAGATCGACGCAAAGCTTGAGGAGCTAAAAGAAAAAGATATAGTAACTGGGGTAGAGTATGATAAATTGCAAAAGCAACTGCAAGAAACCTTAAAAGAGCAAGAGCTATATACGGACGAAAACTTTGAGAAGTTAAGCGCGCACACAAAAGAAATCCACCGACGTGCATTTGTCAATAACAGTGCTGCTCCCGATTATATGGAGCTCGAGCAGATGGAATATCAAGAAGGCGATGAGACCCGTCACCTCCAAATACCGAAGGGTGACATCTTGCATCAGTTTAGAGAAGATGTCGACACAGGTAAACTGCCAACAGTATCTTGGCTGGCGGCACCACAGCTTTTCTCGGATCACCCCGATTCACCTTGGTTCGGAGCCTGGTATGTCAGTGAAGTTCTGGACATCTTAACCAAAAATCCAGAAGTATGGAAAAAGACTATCTTTATCCTTACTTATGACGAAAATGATGGTTATTTTGACCATGTGGCACCTTTTGCGGCGCCAAACCCTTATCGTCAAGATTCAGGTAAAGTTTCTCAAGGCATCGACACACGGTTGGAATATGTAACAAAAGAAGAGCAATATCATCCCGAAAGCGGCCGTGAAAGTAACATCGGCCTGGGGTATCGTGTACCGATGATCATAGCTTCTCCATGGTCTCGTGGAGGTTGGGTAAATTCACAGGTGTTTGACCACACCTCACCATTACAGTTTTTAGAGCGGTTCATTAATCACAAAACACGCTCTGATATCAAAGAGACTAATATTACAGCATGGAGGAGGGCCGTTTGTGGAGATTTAACCTCCGCTTTCAGACCATATAACGGCGAAGTGATAGCAAAACCCGAATTTGTTCAGAAAAAGCCATTTATTAAAAGCATTCATCAAGCACAATTTAAAGATGTGCCCAAAGGATTTAAAGTCTTAAATCAAGCTGAAATAGAGCAGATAGAGCAAGATTCTCGAACTTCGCCCAACTTCCCGAAACAAGAGAAAGGGAATAGAGATTCATGTGGGCTACCTTATGAACTCTATGTTGATGGATATTTTGATCAAGAAAATGCAGCATATAAAATCTCCTTTGAGTCTGCAAATAGCGTATTCGGTGCCGCATCAGCAGGAGCAGCATTTACGGTTTACAGTGAAACTCCTTATCATAATGAACAGGGGAGAAGTTGGAACTATGCTACCGTCGCAGGAGACCGATTGTCCGATAGTTGGTCATTAAATGATTTCGAAAAGCCTGCTTATAAATTGAGCGTTTACGGTCCAAATGGTTTTTTTCGAACATTTACCGGAGGGAAAGAAAATCCGAAAATTAAAATTTCTTGTCGTTACGAACGTGATAAAAAAGGTAAAGGATTGACAGGCCGATTACTGGTCGAGATCGTGAATCAAGAAGACCGTCAGGTTAAAATATTGCTTCAAGATAACAGCTATGGACAAGCGGTACGTAACATGAAGGTGCGTGCCGGTTCGACCTCGGTTGCCATAGTTGATTTATCCAAACAGCATTTTTGGTATGATATAAAGTTAAGCTGTAATGGGTACTTGAACTATTTTGAACAGTTTGCCGGACGTATTGAAGTTGGGCAAAACGCGAAAAGCGACCCATTATTGTCATAA
- a CDS encoding glycoside hydrolase domain-containing protein, with translation MKKYLKQLSASFLITLSPVLVLYAQSKTELTNVFLGSSGDHGQLSPAASSPFHQMSIAPQTYPTLHMGYEHLAKEILGFTHNRFEGVGCKGSGGLILVKPFLGHQDDGTPLIKEQEKAGPGYYDIALKDRIKAQFAVHENFGIHQYTFPEGEKGLTLDLAHAFNGAFVSNTYTIDKNGIIKGTVRSKTTCGVGIYSVHYAISATSGNLWTGTDNLLTLHLEKEVKKTILRIAFSAVSPNYAEATLNVNSNKTYDQVKTSSDNRWESYLSGIIVKGDPEREKLFYSLLYRTLQSPYQIDESDGTYRGTDGQVHQSKGRRYHGWAIWDNYKTQLPLLELLYPKQYQDIVSSVSDLYRYGKFDFAGPNEPANSVRTEHAAVVLLDAHKKEYDINLTAIRDSLLHDTLRFDFSKPDKYLEAAYDMWAMAGLLPEDSKHYLDRASSYRTVWLKEFKDLNRPDVDRMSARNMYQGTIRQYRWNVPFDMQGLVDLAGGKEAFTEQLNDFFDHHYFNRANEPDIQSPKSYYASSKPSRYQSLIRELALDTVIQYYFNDNSRGIDPFIDRIYKNQPKAFVRTMDDDAGAMSGWFVLTALGLHQPLIGQPIYYVSVPLFPEIVVQRGEQKLKIKVLNYNDKNNYVKRILLNGKDINRIWLHHEELDKGGLLEIEASAEPSTYGTDNIWVSDLKE, from the coding sequence ATGAAAAAATACTTGAAACAATTATCGGCCAGCTTTCTAATAACATTAAGTCCTGTCTTGGTACTCTACGCACAGTCAAAGACTGAATTGACAAATGTATTTTTAGGATCTTCCGGAGATCACGGGCAATTATCTCCGGCAGCATCTTCACCTTTTCATCAGATGAGTATCGCTCCTCAAACCTATCCCACGTTGCATATGGGTTATGAGCACCTAGCTAAAGAAATACTGGGGTTTACCCACAATAGATTTGAAGGTGTAGGTTGTAAGGGGAGTGGAGGTCTCATTTTGGTAAAGCCATTTCTGGGACATCAGGATGATGGCACACCTCTGATTAAAGAGCAGGAAAAGGCCGGACCCGGATATTATGATATTGCCTTAAAGGATCGTATAAAAGCACAATTTGCCGTGCATGAAAACTTTGGAATTCATCAATATACTTTTCCTGAAGGAGAAAAAGGACTGACATTAGATCTTGCACATGCATTCAATGGTGCATTTGTATCGAACACCTATACCATTGACAAGAATGGTATCATCAAAGGAACTGTCAGATCAAAAACAACCTGTGGTGTAGGTATTTACAGCGTGCATTATGCAATCTCCGCCACATCTGGCAACCTTTGGACAGGAACGGATAATCTCTTGACGCTTCATCTAGAAAAGGAGGTGAAAAAAACAATATTACGGATCGCTTTTTCTGCTGTAAGTCCAAATTATGCTGAGGCCACTTTAAACGTTAATAGCAATAAAACTTACGATCAGGTAAAAACTTCTTCCGATAATCGCTGGGAAAGTTATCTGTCAGGTATTATAGTCAAAGGAGATCCTGAGCGCGAGAAGCTTTTCTATTCGTTGCTTTATCGTACCCTTCAGTCGCCCTATCAGATTGATGAATCAGACGGCACCTATAGAGGCACAGATGGACAAGTTCACCAGTCCAAAGGCAGACGTTATCATGGATGGGCCATCTGGGATAATTACAAAACACAGTTGCCCCTGTTAGAACTGCTCTATCCTAAACAGTATCAGGATATTGTTTCTTCGGTTTCAGATCTTTATCGTTATGGAAAATTTGATTTTGCGGGACCAAACGAGCCAGCAAATTCTGTTCGAACAGAACACGCTGCGGTAGTGCTTTTAGATGCCCATAAAAAAGAATATGATATAAATCTAACCGCTATCCGTGACTCCTTGTTGCACGACACGCTGCGTTTTGATTTTTCAAAACCAGATAAATATTTAGAAGCCGCTTATGATATGTGGGCTATGGCAGGTTTACTGCCAGAAGACAGTAAGCATTACCTGGACCGGGCAAGTAGTTACAGAACAGTTTGGTTAAAAGAATTTAAAGATCTCAATCGTCCGGATGTAGACCGTATGTCAGCAAGAAATATGTATCAAGGTACAATCCGTCAATACCGCTGGAATGTACCCTTTGATATGCAGGGATTAGTAGATCTGGCGGGAGGTAAAGAAGCATTCACGGAACAATTGAATGATTTTTTTGATCATCATTACTTTAATCGCGCCAACGAACCCGATATACAATCACCCAAATCCTATTATGCCAGCAGTAAGCCATCACGCTATCAATCATTGATACGGGAGCTGGCTCTAGATACGGTAATACAATATTACTTTAATGACAATAGCCGTGGTATCGATCCCTTCATAGATCGAATCTACAAGAACCAACCTAAAGCATTTGTACGTACCATGGATGACGATGCCGGCGCCATGTCAGGCTGGTTTGTATTGACGGCACTGGGTCTACATCAGCCTTTGATCGGACAGCCTATTTATTATGTCAGCGTCCCTTTATTTCCAGAGATCGTTGTACAGCGGGGAGAGCAGAAACTTAAGATTAAGGTGCTCAACTATAACGATAAAAACAACTATGTCAAACGGATTTTGCTCAATGGTAAAGATATCAACAGAATTTGGTTACATCATGAAGAACTTGATAAAGGTGGATTACTGGAGATAGAAGCCAGCGCCGAACCTTCTACTTATGGTACAGATAATATCTGGGTTTCAGATCTGAAAGAATGA
- a CDS encoding RagB/SusD family nutrient uptake outer membrane protein, protein MKKRYLLPFVLLALSSCDKGFLNQDNPNAVTIGAYFKSENDVLLAVNGLYQALRSGSTIGESSALYSEERSDNTGRDDNQSNAGEPFQFNDFSILPSNSYIKTHWSAMYDGIARCNTLLSNIDRVTFADNAVKERYIAETKFVRGLLYFHMVRKFGDIPLSTVEITTKEQAAEIAHRQKEAVVYQQIVADLTEALNSNLPNVQWQYAVGRTSKAAINAILGQVYLTMGATLTGDKQANFKKAEQYLAASYGMRTFGKLTEIPYADVFDVSKKSTCKELVMQVQYLQGDQNYSSSIARNNQARGENINSKFVSTGIGGNVKHDLVKDYEEQDLRKSFSIKFAEHAQVKDWFITKFRDNSEVAGTEGRGGNDWILIRYADVMLLLAEAKMNLGKDAEAIALLDEVRLRAGLPAYASSRTNASYVSKYPTLKDAILHERRVELAFENHRWFDLIRNYDANALVDYFKKKNQSDYGNAKLSNISIKDRYYPIPFDEYKLNPEKMYQNTGY, encoded by the coding sequence ATGAAAAAAAGATATTTATTACCCTTCGTTCTTTTAGCACTATCCTCCTGCGATAAAGGTTTTTTAAATCAGGATAACCCCAACGCGGTTACTATTGGCGCATATTTCAAGTCAGAAAACGACGTTTTATTGGCTGTTAATGGTTTATACCAAGCATTACGCTCGGGAAGCACTATCGGTGAGTCCAGTGCGCTTTACAGTGAAGAGCGTTCGGACAATACAGGCCGTGATGATAACCAATCTAATGCAGGCGAACCCTTTCAGTTTAATGATTTCTCCATACTACCGAGTAATTCCTATATCAAAACACATTGGTCAGCGATGTACGATGGCATTGCACGTTGCAATACTTTATTATCCAATATCGACCGTGTAACATTTGCCGACAATGCGGTCAAAGAACGATACATTGCCGAGACCAAGTTTGTTAGAGGCCTCTTGTATTTCCATATGGTACGCAAATTTGGTGATATTCCGTTGTCAACCGTCGAGATCACGACTAAAGAGCAAGCGGCCGAAATTGCGCATAGACAGAAAGAAGCTGTTGTCTATCAGCAGATTGTTGCCGATTTGACAGAAGCACTCAACAGCAACCTGCCCAATGTACAGTGGCAGTATGCCGTAGGTCGCACTTCCAAGGCCGCTATCAATGCTATATTAGGACAAGTTTACCTGACTATGGGAGCTACATTAACGGGTGACAAGCAGGCTAATTTTAAAAAAGCAGAGCAATATCTCGCGGCATCATACGGCATGCGTACTTTTGGCAAACTCACTGAGATCCCTTATGCAGATGTTTTTGATGTCAGTAAGAAAAGCACCTGTAAAGAATTAGTTATGCAAGTTCAATATTTACAAGGTGATCAAAACTACAGTTCCAGTATTGCACGCAATAATCAGGCAAGGGGAGAAAACATCAACTCCAAATTTGTATCAACCGGTATCGGAGGCAATGTCAAGCATGATCTTGTAAAAGATTATGAAGAGCAAGATTTACGTAAAAGTTTCTCTATCAAGTTTGCAGAACACGCTCAGGTTAAAGATTGGTTTATTACCAAATTTAGAGACAACAGCGAAGTAGCTGGTACCGAAGGAAGAGGGGGGAATGATTGGATATTAATTCGTTATGCTGACGTGATGTTGCTCTTAGCAGAGGCAAAGATGAATTTGGGTAAAGATGCAGAAGCGATTGCTTTACTCGATGAAGTTAGGCTTCGAGCAGGCTTACCAGCATACGCAAGCTCAAGAACTAATGCTAGCTACGTCTCTAAATACCCCACATTGAAAGATGCTATTTTACACGAACGTCGTGTAGAACTTGCCTTTGAAAATCACAGATGGTTTGACCTTATCCGTAATTACGATGCAAACGCTCTGGTCGATTATTTTAAAAAGAAGAATCAGTCCGATTATGGAAATGCCAAGCTATCCAATATCTCGATCAAGGATCGCTATTATCCGATTCCATTTGACGAGTATAAGTTAAATCCTGAGAAAATGTATCAAAATACAGGATATTAA